In a genomic window of Pseudoglutamicibacter albus:
- a CDS encoding BlaI/MecI/CopY family transcriptional regulator: MTPIRERGQLEREVLDILRENGAPMSARQLQDAFEEPTPAYTTLMTVLTRLEKKDEVTRGGPSPRKTTFQAVRSDEDAASHGMLAALGQANDRKAALLAFAGNLDAADVALLNQAFSSKK; encoded by the coding sequence ATGACGCCGATTCGCGAACGCGGCCAGCTGGAACGCGAAGTCCTGGACATTCTGCGGGAGAACGGCGCCCCCATGAGCGCCCGCCAGCTGCAGGACGCCTTCGAGGAACCCACGCCGGCATACACGACGCTGATGACGGTGCTCACCCGTTTAGAGAAGAAAGACGAAGTCACCCGCGGCGGTCCCTCTCCACGCAAGACAACCTTCCAAGCTGTCCGCAGCGATGAAGACGCCGCGAGCCACGGAATGCTCGCAGCCCTCGGCCAAGCCAATGACCGCAAGGCGGCCCTGCTCGCTTTCGCCGGTAACCTCGATGCCGCAGACGTCGCCCTGCTTAACCAAGCGTTCAGTTCCAAGAAGTAA
- a CDS encoding M56 family metallopeptidase yields MLWWVLTCFGTATALACVAPIVLTKGHWHVRRPRLALTLWFGAFFTGLGLTLLGLILSAGTAVSTPKAETGLESLTLSMLAWVGLLALGAVTALIYTATEPLVEIQRSTVSHLESASYQRIQHRDYELILFHAAELLACAVPLKHATVFISSGLREALTDAELDAVIAHEHAHLTQRHGLALRIAHVNSIALGALRAGRELRRASLLLVELAADDASAKATSPTALAGALTTMGTQLGDAGMLARAQRLSAKANAKTAAA; encoded by the coding sequence ATGCTCTGGTGGGTTCTCACGTGCTTCGGCACCGCAACAGCGCTCGCTTGTGTAGCACCCATCGTGCTCACCAAGGGCCACTGGCATGTACGCCGCCCGAGACTCGCCCTGACTCTGTGGTTCGGCGCGTTCTTCACCGGTCTTGGGTTGACTCTGCTCGGCCTCATCTTGAGCGCAGGTACCGCCGTCTCCACCCCTAAAGCGGAAACCGGGCTGGAATCACTCACGCTCTCGATGCTGGCGTGGGTTGGCCTGCTCGCGCTCGGGGCGGTCACCGCGCTGATCTATACCGCGACCGAACCACTCGTGGAAATCCAGAGATCCACAGTCTCGCATCTAGAATCAGCGAGCTATCAACGCATCCAGCACCGCGACTACGAACTCATCCTCTTCCACGCCGCCGAACTGCTCGCATGCGCAGTGCCCCTCAAGCACGCGACCGTTTTCATCTCCTCCGGCCTGCGCGAAGCCCTCACAGACGCGGAACTCGACGCGGTCATAGCGCACGAACACGCCCACCTCACCCAACGCCACGGGCTCGCGCTACGCATCGCCCACGTGAACTCGATTGCCCTCGGCGCGTTACGGGCCGGCCGCGAGCTACGCCGCGCCTCACTCCTGCTGGTTGAGCTAGCCGCCGACGACGCCTCAGCCAAAGCCACGAGCCCCACCGCACTCGCAGGGGCCTTAACCACGATGGGCACGCAGCTTGGTGACGCCGGCATGCTCGCACGCGCGCAACGGCTCTCAGCTAAAGCCAACGCCAAAACAGCGGCGGCCTAG
- a CDS encoding Dyp-type peroxidase, translating to MTHAEQDDQKGRGGLSRRSLLFGGAATVAGAAAVVGVDAFASNREDQARQEALADADVIQGVKKLPFYGKHQAGIEMYPQAHQTLVGLTLKKTADREGLHRMLNILTDDASRLTQGDGALADTEPELALYPSRLTVTFGFGSEMVKRINPDPKVMPDWLKPLPKYKRDTLKPEWTGGDFLIQVAADDPVTVAHATRMLLKDSRHFMDVAWVQQGFRRAYGSQKDTHTQRNLFGQLDGTVNMAPETDDFASVVWEGPKANPAWLDGGTSLVIRRIEMMLDKWDRLDRDGREASVGRRMASGAPLTGQKEHDEPDFEANNAAGFPVIADFAHIRRARSDNPHERIFRRVYNYDVHPTGTEVSDSGLIFTAFQHNPVTQYAPLQKRLDELDLLNEWITHIGSAVFAIPPGCKDGGFIGETLFA from the coding sequence ATGACCCACGCGGAACAAGACGACCAGAAAGGTCGGGGTGGCTTATCACGCCGCTCATTGCTCTTCGGGGGTGCCGCGACCGTAGCGGGAGCTGCGGCCGTTGTCGGCGTCGATGCGTTCGCAAGCAATCGAGAAGATCAGGCGAGGCAAGAAGCTCTCGCGGATGCTGACGTCATCCAAGGCGTCAAGAAGCTACCGTTCTATGGCAAACACCAAGCCGGCATCGAGATGTACCCGCAGGCGCATCAGACTCTGGTGGGGTTGACGCTGAAGAAGACAGCGGACCGCGAAGGTCTCCACCGGATGCTGAATATTCTTACCGACGATGCGTCCCGCCTCACGCAGGGTGACGGTGCGTTGGCGGATACGGAGCCGGAGCTCGCGCTCTATCCCTCGCGGCTCACCGTGACGTTCGGTTTCGGCTCTGAGATGGTCAAGCGGATCAACCCTGACCCGAAGGTCATGCCGGACTGGCTCAAGCCGCTGCCGAAATACAAACGTGACACCCTGAAACCGGAGTGGACTGGCGGGGACTTCCTGATTCAGGTGGCAGCGGATGATCCGGTGACGGTCGCTCACGCAACCCGCATGTTGCTCAAGGACTCGCGACATTTTATGGATGTCGCGTGGGTTCAGCAGGGTTTCCGGCGCGCCTATGGATCGCAGAAAGACACTCACACGCAGCGCAACCTTTTCGGGCAGCTGGACGGCACCGTGAATATGGCGCCGGAGACGGATGATTTCGCTTCCGTCGTGTGGGAAGGGCCTAAGGCGAACCCTGCCTGGCTTGATGGTGGGACGAGCTTGGTGATCCGCCGCATCGAGATGATGCTGGATAAGTGGGACCGCCTGGACCGCGATGGCCGCGAAGCCTCTGTAGGCCGCCGCATGGCTTCCGGCGCCCCGTTGACGGGCCAGAAGGAGCACGACGAACCTGACTTTGAGGCCAACAACGCGGCCGGGTTCCCGGTGATCGCGGACTTCGCGCACATCCGCCGGGCACGCTCGGATAACCCGCACGAGCGGATCTTCCGCCGCGTCTATAACTACGACGTGCACCCCACCGGGACCGAAGTCTCAGATTCCGGGTTGATTTTCACCGCGTTCCAGCACAACCCTGTGACCCAGTACGCGCCGCTACAGAAGCGGCTTGATGAGCTTGATCTGCTCAACGAGTGGATCACCCACATCGGCTCGGCAGTGTTCGCGATCCCGCCAGGATGCAAAGACGGCGGGTTCATCGGCGAAACCCTCTTCGCGTAA
- a CDS encoding copper chaperone PCu(A)C, with product MNRRISAAIALSAAALLGLSACSGETKKEETKQEASQEALVAKDAWVKAASEGMTAAFGVIENKTDKDVTIESATSEYAKKVELHEVIDTPDGSKKMQEKEGGFVVPAHKSITLEPGADHLMFMGLSKEIKPGDTIKITLKTTDGESFDIEAPAKEFTGANENYDDDHAGHGDHGGHGDKSDKKDKDEHSDHSGHDHGDHDHGDKEDKKDK from the coding sequence ATGAACCGTCGTATTTCCGCCGCAATCGCACTGAGTGCAGCCGCCCTTCTCGGCTTGTCCGCATGCTCGGGTGAGACGAAGAAGGAAGAGACCAAGCAGGAGGCCTCGCAGGAAGCGCTCGTGGCCAAGGACGCCTGGGTAAAGGCGGCCTCTGAAGGCATGACCGCCGCATTCGGCGTCATCGAGAACAAGACTGATAAAGACGTCACTATCGAGTCCGCAACCAGCGAGTACGCGAAGAAGGTAGAGCTGCACGAGGTCATCGACACCCCGGATGGCAGCAAGAAGATGCAGGAGAAGGAAGGCGGCTTCGTTGTTCCTGCGCATAAGAGCATCACTCTCGAGCCGGGCGCTGACCACCTGATGTTCATGGGCTTGTCCAAGGAGATCAAGCCGGGTGACACGATCAAGATCACACTCAAGACCACCGACGGCGAAAGCTTCGACATTGAGGCCCCAGCCAAGGAATTCACCGGCGCCAACGAAAACTACGATGACGACCACGCCGGCCACGGCGATCACGGTGGACACGGTGATAAGTCCGATAAGAAGGACAAGGACGAGCACAGCGATCACAGCGGCCACGACCACGGCGACCATGATCACGGTGACAAGGAAGACAAGAAGGACAAGTAA
- a CDS encoding copper resistance CopC family protein gives MTRTLARSTAASAPVATPGSAVAAWASAVGAQRLAVALGAVAFTLLLLVASIFGAPAAHAHDRLVDSTPASQEALDQAPQDITLEFSGRPMDLGTMIMVVDAEQKNHAEGLDAKIKDFKVTQPLDGKLPDGYYEIRWRVVSEDGHPISGTIPFSVGDVTDAPKVPALDGKDVDSGSIYDGAAEASASADSGKESGVPVWVIAAAGAGVVIAGLAVWYFASRGQKTN, from the coding sequence ATGACGCGCACACTAGCGAGGTCTACCGCTGCATCGGCGCCCGTCGCTACACCGGGCTCTGCTGTCGCTGCATGGGCCTCTGCTGTTGGTGCACAGCGCCTTGCCGTCGCATTAGGTGCGGTGGCGTTCACGCTGTTGTTGCTCGTCGCCTCGATCTTTGGTGCGCCAGCCGCGCACGCTCATGACCGTTTGGTTGACTCCACCCCTGCCAGCCAAGAGGCACTTGATCAGGCTCCGCAGGACATCACGCTTGAGTTCTCGGGGCGCCCCATGGATTTGGGAACCATGATCATGGTGGTGGATGCCGAACAGAAGAACCACGCTGAGGGCCTTGACGCGAAGATCAAGGACTTCAAAGTCACCCAGCCCTTGGACGGGAAACTGCCGGATGGATACTACGAAATCCGGTGGCGTGTGGTTTCTGAGGATGGACACCCCATCTCGGGGACTATCCCGTTTTCTGTAGGTGATGTCACTGACGCGCCCAAGGTTCCTGCCCTTGACGGTAAGGACGTCGATAGCGGCAGTATCTATGACGGTGCTGCCGAAGCCTCAGCTAGCGCTGATTCCGGGAAGGAATCTGGTGTCCCTGTCTGGGTTATCGCGGCCGCCGGCGCAGGCGTTGTGATAGCGGGTCTGGCCGTCTGGTATTTCGCCAGCCGAGGCCAAAAAACTAACTGA
- a CDS encoding CDP-glycerol glycerophosphotransferase family protein: MEKQLKKFARKIFRSKAWKASSQWLRGTRDYNLTAKEYADSAAPEAQILAYFGDTRAKLYQLRQWIPVLEELNETVPTAIFLRRPSAIKAVEEMTSLPVVYRGSFDRMISYYEEHKPKLFLYVNNGRSNFQTLSYAPAVHVHINHGESDKLSMVSNQAKAYDAVFTAGPAALRRHRRALIDFDESKLISVGRPQLDLDYENELPETTLRTIMYAPTWQGENDNNNYTSIDCYGPQIIEAALATEGTRVIYKPHPRVAGARQADMKAGHRRIMELIEAANEEGGEHLVLRNGNILAMFADVDLMITDISSVGLDFLYLKAHSPMLLTDRRTNRKQLTDESPVASAVPVIDADTVDTLPEMIADALANGGDKDARAEARALYFGDYGVGESRVAFIDTVQRLIAERAEKLKHLDLPVATAAEAGDDPEEDNLEGENTAAENPAEEH, encoded by the coding sequence GTGGAAAAGCAGCTGAAGAAGTTCGCCCGTAAAATTTTCCGGTCCAAAGCCTGGAAAGCCTCCAGCCAGTGGCTGCGAGGCACCCGCGACTACAACCTGACCGCTAAAGAGTACGCAGACTCCGCCGCTCCGGAAGCACAGATCCTCGCATACTTCGGCGATACCCGCGCCAAGCTCTACCAGCTGCGCCAGTGGATCCCCGTGCTTGAAGAGCTCAACGAAACCGTACCGACCGCGATCTTCCTGCGCCGCCCATCGGCCATTAAAGCGGTAGAAGAAATGACGAGCCTACCGGTCGTCTACCGCGGCAGCTTCGACCGCATGATCAGCTACTACGAAGAACACAAGCCAAAGCTGTTCCTCTACGTCAACAACGGCCGCTCCAACTTCCAGACCCTCAGCTACGCACCAGCCGTGCACGTGCACATCAACCACGGCGAATCCGACAAGCTCTCGATGGTATCCAACCAGGCGAAAGCCTACGACGCCGTCTTCACCGCCGGCCCGGCCGCGCTACGCCGCCACCGCCGCGCACTCATCGACTTCGACGAATCCAAGCTCATCTCCGTCGGCCGCCCACAGCTGGACCTCGACTACGAGAACGAACTGCCAGAAACCACCCTGCGCACCATCATGTACGCACCAACCTGGCAGGGTGAAAACGACAACAACAACTACACCTCGATCGACTGCTACGGCCCACAAATCATCGAAGCCGCCCTCGCAACCGAAGGCACCCGCGTGATCTACAAGCCACACCCACGCGTGGCAGGGGCACGCCAAGCCGACATGAAGGCAGGCCACCGCCGGATCATGGAACTCATCGAAGCCGCAAACGAAGAAGGCGGCGAGCACCTCGTGTTGCGCAACGGCAACATCCTCGCGATGTTCGCTGACGTTGACCTCATGATCACCGACATCTCCAGCGTGGGCCTGGACTTCCTCTACCTCAAGGCCCACAGCCCGATGCTGTTGACCGACCGCCGCACCAACCGTAAACAGCTCACCGACGAATCCCCGGTCGCCTCCGCTGTACCAGTGATCGACGCAGACACCGTGGATACGCTGCCTGAGATGATCGCCGATGCGCTGGCCAACGGTGGCGATAAGGACGCTCGCGCTGAAGCCCGGGCACTGTACTTCGGTGACTACGGCGTCGGCGAATCCCGCGTCGCTTTCATCGACACCGTGCAGCGGCTCATCGCTGAACGCGCGGAGAAACTCAAGCACCTCGACCTCCCGGTAGCCACCGCAGCCGAAGCCGGCGACGACCCAGAGGAAGACAACCTCGAAGGCGAGAACACGGCCGCTGAAAACCCAGCCGAAGAACACTAA
- a CDS encoding variant leucine-rich repeat-containing protein has translation MFEDGEMDEARSRLQDPQLSADELVRIAEQYPQLRSQVFMHPNCPAGLVAQILAEIPGADASDAEATQHMQAVSEPPRPAEGPVFSPILPPVNPEDAAVGDMPPNPPAQPHNAQPHSPQSYGAQQYGAAQQFDDQATQQFNAQQHDDQATQQFNPQQYGAGQYGAQQSGDAQATQQFNAQAAAAPQQFSNPQQPAQQPAPQQPTRYAGFYPPEDSYDDHSDEYVEEDQYVEEDREPRRRSGAVLPIVIVAVLAIVAVVFAATTLFGGNKDKDPAPNTVAEATDASPSEEPSDEPAKDEDEEEPEEKDQTPLPPQVYAGARGPAPDDAQQPQATVEKDGMTIASVMTPTGNIGCDIRLRENSDDDSGDAGDSIACSVKSWKDRAPVAANPKPKQGTTPYVFLGANKSLASYGGSHEGKFCFEKNGCEDGFKGQKLGYGESVVHGDFVCVSEEHGLTCWNSKTGRGVFLSRSHFITY, from the coding sequence GTGTTCGAGGATGGGGAGATGGACGAGGCGCGTTCGCGTTTGCAAGATCCGCAACTTTCTGCTGATGAACTGGTTCGTATCGCTGAGCAATATCCTCAGCTGAGGAGCCAGGTCTTCATGCACCCGAACTGCCCCGCCGGTTTGGTGGCTCAGATCCTCGCCGAAATCCCTGGGGCAGACGCCTCTGACGCTGAGGCTACGCAGCACATGCAGGCCGTCAGCGAGCCTCCTCGCCCAGCCGAAGGGCCTGTGTTTTCCCCGATCCTGCCGCCGGTCAACCCAGAGGATGCGGCGGTGGGGGACATGCCTCCCAACCCGCCAGCTCAGCCACACAACGCTCAACCACACAGCCCGCAGTCGTATGGGGCTCAGCAATACGGTGCTGCGCAACAGTTTGATGATCAAGCAACGCAGCAGTTCAATGCTCAGCAGCATGACGATCAAGCTACTCAACAGTTCAACCCGCAGCAGTATGGGGCTGGGCAATACGGCGCCCAGCAGTCCGGGGATGCGCAAGCAACCCAGCAGTTCAACGCCCAAGCGGCAGCGGCCCCGCAACAATTTTCAAACCCGCAGCAACCAGCCCAACAACCTGCTCCACAGCAACCCACTCGGTACGCGGGCTTTTATCCGCCGGAGGATTCCTACGATGATCACTCCGACGAATATGTTGAGGAAGACCAATATGTTGAGGAAGATCGAGAGCCGCGCCGCCGTTCCGGGGCCGTGTTGCCCATCGTGATTGTGGCGGTCTTGGCGATCGTTGCCGTGGTTTTTGCGGCGACAACTCTCTTTGGAGGCAATAAAGACAAGGACCCCGCGCCGAATACGGTCGCTGAAGCCACGGACGCGAGCCCATCCGAGGAGCCAAGCGACGAGCCCGCGAAGGATGAGGACGAGGAAGAGCCCGAGGAGAAGGACCAGACTCCGTTGCCGCCGCAGGTGTATGCGGGTGCTCGCGGCCCCGCCCCGGATGATGCCCAGCAGCCGCAGGCCACGGTCGAGAAGGACGGCATGACGATCGCCTCGGTCATGACCCCGACCGGCAATATCGGTTGTGACATTCGCCTGCGTGAAAACAGTGACGATGACAGCGGGGATGCTGGCGACTCGATCGCGTGCTCCGTGAAGTCGTGGAAGGACCGGGCGCCGGTAGCCGCGAACCCGAAACCTAAGCAAGGCACCACCCCGTACGTGTTCTTGGGTGCCAACAAGTCTTTGGCGAGCTACGGCGGCTCCCACGAAGGTAAGTTCTGCTTCGAGAAGAACGGCTGTGAAGACGGGTTCAAGGGTCAGAAGCTCGGATACGGCGAATCCGTTGTCCACGGTGATTTCGTGTGCGTCTCTGAAGAGCACGGCCTCACCTGTTGGAACAGCAAAACCGGGCGCGGTGTATTCCTGAGCCGCTCCCACTTCATCACGTACTAG
- a CDS encoding helix-turn-helix domain-containing protein, with protein MHPHLFDDLSIGDSCELVENRLGENRMEKKQPRFLRLEDVADELNVSMQQARSLVRTGALPAIKVGGRGIWRIERDELESYIQRQYEYTREAAAMDKLADEFAD; from the coding sequence GTGCATCCACATCTGTTCGATGACCTGTCCATCGGGGATAGTTGTGAGCTTGTGGAGAACCGTTTGGGGGAGAACCGTATGGAGAAAAAACAGCCTCGTTTCCTACGTCTAGAGGACGTAGCTGATGAGTTGAACGTCAGCATGCAGCAGGCCCGCTCGCTGGTGCGAACAGGCGCTCTACCAGCCATTAAGGTTGGTGGCCGCGGCATTTGGCGCATCGAACGCGACGAGCTCGAGTCCTACATTCAGCGGCAGTACGAATACACCCGTGAAGCCGCGGCGATGGATAAACTCGCTGACGAATTCGCCGACTAA
- the ald gene encoding alanine dehydrogenase, protein MRIGVPTEVLNNESRVAITPAGVSELAAQGHEVLVQSGAGINAGHSDDDYAAVGATIVDGATPAWDAELILKVKEPQANEYDLLRKDQILFTYLHLAASRACTEALLEAGTTAIAYETVTQGRTLPLLSPMSEVAGRLSAQIGATLLQQPAGGSGILMGGVPGTRPAKVVVIGAGNAGEQAARTAQGMGAEVTIVDISASRLHDIDNLARGHIKTMASTKLAIAELVKDADLVIGSVLIPGAAAPKLVTLDMVATMRPGSVLVDIAIDQGGCFEGSKPTTHDNPTYRVHDALYYCVTNMPGAVPQTSTAALTNATLPYVLKLANNGWREALAADEGFTSGLNTHDGKVTNRGVAEAHGMDFVAPADVLAS, encoded by the coding sequence ATGCGCATCGGTGTCCCCACTGAAGTCCTCAACAACGAGTCCCGCGTAGCGATCACTCCTGCCGGGGTATCCGAACTCGCGGCTCAAGGCCACGAGGTCCTGGTCCAGTCCGGCGCTGGCATCAACGCAGGCCATAGCGATGACGACTATGCGGCCGTGGGCGCCACAATCGTTGACGGCGCCACCCCAGCGTGGGACGCCGAACTCATCCTCAAGGTCAAAGAGCCACAAGCGAACGAATACGACCTGCTGCGCAAAGACCAGATCCTCTTCACATATCTGCACCTTGCCGCATCGCGCGCCTGCACCGAAGCCCTACTCGAAGCCGGAACCACCGCGATCGCATACGAAACCGTGACCCAAGGCCGCACGTTGCCGTTGCTGTCGCCGATGTCGGAAGTTGCGGGGCGCCTCTCCGCGCAGATCGGTGCGACGCTGCTGCAGCAGCCAGCCGGCGGATCCGGAATCCTGATGGGCGGCGTGCCCGGAACCCGGCCCGCGAAGGTCGTGGTGATCGGCGCCGGCAACGCGGGCGAACAAGCAGCGCGCACCGCGCAAGGCATGGGTGCCGAGGTCACGATCGTGGACATTTCAGCCTCGAGGCTGCACGACATCGACAACCTCGCGCGCGGCCACATCAAAACGATGGCCTCAACCAAGCTCGCGATCGCTGAGCTTGTGAAGGACGCCGACCTCGTGATCGGTTCCGTGCTCATTCCGGGTGCGGCGGCCCCTAAACTCGTGACGCTCGACATGGTCGCGACGATGCGGCCCGGTTCGGTGCTTGTGGACATCGCGATCGACCAAGGCGGCTGCTTCGAAGGTTCCAAGCCAACCACCCACGACAACCCGACCTACCGCGTCCACGACGCCCTCTACTACTGCGTGACCAACATGCCGGGCGCCGTCCCGCAAACCTCAACCGCCGCGCTGACCAACGCGACGTTGCCGTACGTTCTGAAGCTCGCGAACAACGGATGGCGCGAGGCACTGGCAGCAGATGAAGGCTTCACTTCCGGCCTCAACACGCACGACGGGAAGGTCACCAACCGCGGTGTCGCTGAGGCACACGGAATGGACTTTGTTGCACCCGCCGATGTGCTTGCTAGCTAA
- a CDS encoding YeiH family protein, translating to MAQIQAQQNGNAAAKPSVWWGLGLAFAVGAVCIGLGALNASIPVMLVAILLGAVWRNVAPVPAIFDPGIAVAAKRVLRLGVVLLGLQLSLTQVIGLGWGVVVVAVAAVAITFVATLWLGKALGIEKDLRMLMAAGFSICGAAAVAGMQGVTRAKQELVAAAVAMVVVCGTLMIPLAPLLVRLLGYDDGAAGMFIGGTVHEVAQVVAAGGIARGGVILSTAVTVKLARVLMLAPMIATVSLGARRAAGNGSDGGAGADTKLPPIMPLFVLGFIVMVLIASLHIVPQPVLDVAKIAQTLLLASAMFALGLGVHVKSLIKLGGRPLVLGAASTVVIVLVVIVCIALGAAPALK from the coding sequence GTGGCCCAGATCCAAGCCCAACAAAACGGCAATGCAGCCGCGAAACCATCGGTGTGGTGGGGGCTTGGGCTCGCGTTCGCGGTGGGGGCTGTGTGTATCGGATTGGGTGCGTTGAATGCTTCGATCCCGGTCATGCTCGTCGCGATTCTGCTGGGTGCGGTGTGGCGTAATGTTGCGCCAGTGCCCGCTATCTTCGACCCCGGCATCGCTGTTGCCGCCAAGAGGGTTTTGCGGCTCGGCGTTGTGCTCCTTGGCTTGCAGCTGTCCCTCACGCAGGTCATCGGCTTGGGCTGGGGCGTGGTTGTGGTCGCTGTCGCGGCGGTCGCGATCACCTTTGTTGCGACGCTGTGGCTCGGCAAAGCGCTCGGCATAGAGAAGGATCTGCGGATGCTGATGGCCGCCGGTTTCTCGATTTGTGGCGCCGCGGCCGTCGCCGGGATGCAGGGTGTGACTCGCGCTAAGCAGGAGCTGGTTGCGGCTGCGGTCGCGATGGTGGTGGTGTGCGGAACGCTCATGATTCCGCTTGCTCCGCTGCTGGTTCGGTTGCTGGGATATGACGACGGTGCGGCCGGCATGTTCATCGGCGGTACGGTTCACGAGGTCGCTCAGGTGGTTGCGGCCGGCGGTATCGCGCGCGGCGGGGTCATCTTGTCGACGGCCGTGACGGTCAAGCTGGCGAGGGTCCTGATGCTGGCGCCGATGATCGCGACCGTGTCGCTTGGCGCTCGCCGTGCCGCAGGGAACGGCTCAGACGGTGGCGCGGGCGCGGACACGAAGCTCCCTCCGATCATGCCGCTGTTTGTTCTCGGCTTTATCGTGATGGTCCTGATCGCTTCGCTACACATCGTTCCGCAGCCGGTGCTGGATGTCGCGAAGATCGCGCAAACCCTCCTGTTGGCTTCGGCGATGTTCGCGCTCGGTCTCGGCGTGCACGTGAAGTCGCTCATCAAGCTCGGCGGCCGCCCGCTCGTGCTCGGTGCGGCTTCGACTGTGGTGATCGTCCTCGTGGTGATCGTGTGCATCGCGCTCGGCGCGGCACCGGCGCTCAAATAA
- a CDS encoding NUDIX hydrolase: protein MTGSTSVRAKNSASVLLVRPAAKSNSGVGAGSGVEVFVHVRANSMEFAPGAVVFPGGGVDPSDAEGTASWSLPDALAASLTDDAAEASGVTAADRGEPVTPQTLVAAAVRETFEECGVLLAEPANPATGTELHPDREARRRELEEHRIGINQAMTALDAAPYLENIVCVDRWITPTGLPKRYDTRFFAAVLPEGQIADGHTSESVDSFWIRPEEALRRYKEGTLMVMAPTWAQLERLARAETVEDALKPATTGVTMPSITRQPGAKPRIEFWGEDAYRDAGKPIYS, encoded by the coding sequence GTGACAGGTTCGACTTCCGTGCGAGCTAAGAACTCGGCTTCTGTATTGCTGGTCCGCCCGGCCGCCAAGTCCAATAGCGGCGTTGGGGCCGGTAGCGGCGTTGAGGTTTTCGTTCACGTCCGCGCGAACAGCATGGAGTTCGCGCCGGGCGCGGTGGTGTTCCCCGGCGGAGGCGTTGATCCGAGCGATGCGGAAGGAACCGCCTCGTGGAGCTTGCCTGATGCCCTTGCTGCGTCCCTAACCGACGACGCCGCGGAAGCTTCCGGTGTCACCGCGGCTGATCGTGGTGAACCGGTCACGCCGCAAACCCTCGTGGCTGCCGCAGTGCGGGAAACCTTCGAAGAATGCGGTGTTTTGCTCGCCGAGCCAGCGAACCCAGCCACCGGCACTGAGCTGCATCCCGACAGGGAAGCCCGGCGTCGCGAGCTAGAAGAACACCGCATCGGAATCAACCAGGCCATGACCGCGCTCGATGCGGCCCCCTACCTTGAGAACATCGTGTGCGTTGACCGCTGGATCACCCCAACGGGGCTACCTAAACGCTATGACACCCGGTTTTTCGCGGCAGTTCTGCCGGAAGGGCAGATCGCGGACGGCCACACGAGCGAATCGGTCGATAGTTTCTGGATCCGCCCCGAAGAAGCGTTGCGCCGCTATAAGGAAGGCACGCTGATGGTCATGGCCCCCACATGGGCACAGTTAGAGCGGCTAGCGCGAGCAGAAACCGTTGAGGACGCCCTCAAACCAGCCACCACCGGCGTGACGATGCCAAGCATCACGCGCCAACCCGGTGCTAAACCTCGCATCGAATTCTGGGGCGAAGACGCCTACCGGGACGCCGGAAAACCGATCTACAGCTAA
- the aroQ gene encoding type II 3-dehydroquinate dehydratase, producing the protein MSTEAPRTVYVFNGPNLNLLGTRDPETYGTTTLSDVKDLCEAAATEHGLTLDFRQSNHEGELIDWIHEAGAAVMDGNAVGVVFNAGAYTHTSLALADAISGSFCPTIEVHISNVHAREEFRHHSYLSPVAKGIIVGLGVAGYELGIRALAQ; encoded by the coding sequence TTGAGCACCGAAGCACCACGTACCGTCTACGTTTTCAACGGCCCCAACCTCAACCTTCTAGGTACCCGCGACCCGGAAACATACGGGACCACGACCCTCAGCGACGTCAAGGATCTGTGCGAGGCCGCTGCCACCGAGCACGGGCTGACTCTGGATTTCCGGCAAAGCAACCACGAGGGCGAGCTCATCGACTGGATCCACGAAGCCGGCGCCGCCGTCATGGACGGAAACGCGGTGGGCGTTGTGTTCAACGCCGGGGCATACACGCACACGTCACTCGCGCTCGCGGACGCGATCTCGGGCTCCTTCTGCCCCACGATCGAGGTGCACATCTCCAACGTTCACGCGCGTGAAGAGTTCCGCCACCACTCCTACCTTTCTCCTGTAGCAAAGGGGATCATCGTGGGACTCGGGGTTGCTGGCTACGAGCTCGGGATCCGCGCACTCGCACAGTAA